Proteins from one Muntiacus reevesi chromosome X, mMunRee1.1, whole genome shotgun sequence genomic window:
- the LOC136154732 gene encoding protein FAM209-like, producing MEPPSRESTSHHNDHVGSGWGGAHCDITKGQAWLVLSLQVPAQTSTPGAVSSRLTMWSVQWFLCFSMAVTYVDGLMFTSLRETAEELQRQVLCGGHCLIQQNQPEHAQDWLKMVLLGLFFIVLMYLTVKLTGESGESNVQTPPACQGGSFGSLGQKKKKASPDKDYMFATLTQLEMDLVKFVSRVRNLKLAAATCSNLSPPNVEVPADAHDTITVYELWCEEDSE from the exons ATGGAACCACCCTCCCGGGAGAGCACCAG TCATCACAACGACCACGTGGGTTCTGGCTGGGGCGGGGCCCATTGTGACATCACCAAGGGCCAAGCTTGGctggtcctcagtctccaggtgccAGCGCAGACCAGCACACCAGGAGCTGTTTCCTCTCGGCTCACCATGTGGTCCGTCCAATGGTTCCTGTGCTTTTCCATGGCCGTTACCTATGTCGACGGCTTAATGTTTACTTCCCTGAGAGAGACAGCCGAAGAACTCCAGCGTCAGGTGCTCTGCGGAGGACACTGTTTAATTCAGCAGAATCAACCAGAGCATGCCCAGGACTGGCTTAAGATGGTGTTACTCGGGCTTTTCTTCATTGTGCTCATGTACCTGACAGTGAAGTTGACAGGAGAGAGTGGTGAGAGTAATGTGCAGACTCCTCCTGCCTGTCAGGGTGGTTCATTTGGCTCTctgggacagaaaaagaaaaaggcctccccagacaaggACTATATGTTCGCTACCTTAACCCAGCTCGAGATGGACCTTGTGAAATTTGTGTCCAGGGTGCGGAATCTGAAACTTGCCGCGGCAACCTGCAGTAACCTCAGCCCTCCCAATGTTGAGGTTCCCGCAGACGCACACGATACCATTACAGTGTATGAACTCTGGTGCGAAGAAGACTCTGAATGA